Below is a genomic region from Raphanus sativus cultivar WK10039 chromosome 4, ASM80110v3, whole genome shotgun sequence.
aattaattattataagttGTTAGTTATTTTCATTATCTCCAATCTTTtccttttctgtttttattttttttctatgaataaaattatttctttaaCTACCAAGACGCAactaagtaaaataaaaataaaagttaatgaTAAACTTAGAAAAAATAAGTGATGATAATCATCGGATAACATCAAACATGattaagtaatattaaataaactaataccaTTATAcgtagttgtttttttttgaataatttaatataatcaattcattagttaatttaaatataataaataaatatattaatttattaagggtataatcgatattaaccaccctaacttttaacgtgagagctctgttgcgaaaaaataaaagttaatgaTAAACTTAGAAAAAATAAGTGATGATAATCATTGGATAACATCAAACATGattaagtaatattaaataaactaataccaTCATACatagttgttttttttggataatttaatataatcaattcattagttaatttaaatataataaataaatatattaattcattaagggtataatcgatattaaccaccctaacttttaacgtgagagctccgttgcgaaaaatcacttcgcaaataatagtatagatagactAGGTTTGTgtatttaaaacttaatttattttatatttacatttataatttttaaaaacgctataaattactattttagtcgaaaatataaaatagtaatatttaagatgttttattattttggtcGGAAGgtaaaaatgttattattacTGATAACTCATTGTGTGCTTaactattaaattataatatatttttaccatCTCCAACCCACTTctatatttatctatatattttcttttaaaatagtaaaactctattataaaggTGGAATGCTCCAATTCATGCCTCTGTAATAGAGTTCttttatttatagagaaaaatatgGAGAATTGCTTAtttcatctctaaatatagaagcaaaaaaagtaatatccttctatattttcctctaaaatagaagaCCTCTACTATAGAGTTATACAATGTAGcaaatccacctctataatagaaatctctattttagagaaaaatatagaagtATACATTAGAGATGCTCTAAACGTATTTCCAACACTTGCGAAAAAGTGACAATACTATCACGGCACAGTTTAATTTGGTTATTTAACTTAAaatctttgacaaaaaaaacttaaaatgtaatgttgagttttattttcttatggAGTTTAATTTATGGACATATGAGGTGTTAGTATATGTTTCACAAATATAATGATCAATTGCACTTTTATTGTCAAAGTTTGAGTTGAATGATTTTTGATGTATATTGACAATATAAGTTTAGTAAATAcattatagaataaaatagTGATGTCCCATGCtaactttttagaatatttttctatgtttattttctttttattatcaTTGTGTTTGGGAGGAGATGATTTGAAAAACACCTGATGCCCCAAATGTGTAATTAATTTACCAAGTGGTGCATAGTTTTATCTGAATAAagaaataacattaaaaatctAAGCGTAGTGTTATGAATAAAAAATCTCTTGAAAATCAAAACTATACTAAAATGAGCATATAAGACCATCTTTATCGGTTATAAAATACACGTATCTTAGCATTAAATGgacaaaaaataaatcaaaaaaataggaaaaatagAAGGACGTTAACTAAATAAGAACTTTTCTTAACGCGTCCTTGGAAGCAcgtgtctctctctcttagtGAACacgtgtctctctctctcacggaTCTCTCTcgatgtctctctctctttctacgAAGTCTGAgttcttttgatttttgattctGCTTCCAAGTTAAATTCTTTTGATTCAGATTAATCAGATTCTTCTTCCTTTATAGTTGATACTGTTtgtgcctctctctctctctctttctggaTACACATGCTTAAATTTTCTCGAGAATTCTCGTTTCTCCGTCACACGCGCAGTTCTCGTCTTCTCTGTCACACACTGATTTTGTTTTTCGCTACTTACCTCAACCTCTAAACATCATGGGTTTGAAGGTACGATCATATTCCCATATATCTATTCGATTACCCTTTATGTCCTGatctactgtttttttttttgtttctgtgtATAAGCGGATCTTGTGTATGATCAGACAAGTTTTGTAATCAATCTCGCCGGTTGGGTTTGTGTCCACGATTTCTCGATTTTTTCCATTATTTTCTAGATTTTTGCTGTGTAACTCTGTTTGCTGTTGTCTTTTTATCCTTTTTGTAGTTGTGATCTCTCTTATTGATTTGttgttttgctctgttttggaTAAGCCTCTCAGGACTCGATTTTGCATCTTGTTCTGTCACCAATAAGCTTATGCATTCTACAGatcaaatcttcttcttctggatTCATGTTCACAGCTTGGCGATCAAGACTACTCACTTCTGTTCCATACGACATCAGGAAGCATTCATATTTTCAAACTATAAAAGTTTTGTATTGTTTGTAAACATGGAAGTTTTCATCAGCTTACCTTTAGACAAAGAAGAAGTAAGAATAGGGTTGGTCTTGGTTTGCTTCGTCCTGAGATGCTTATCCATAAGAGGGCTTGACTCTGCATATTGGATAATCAATCTCGACTCTGCATCTTGTTCTGCATAttgaattttttcttcattgttgTCTTACTCTTAATGTGATGCCATGTGTAGTTTAGTGTTAAAGTAATTGGGGAGTTTCTATTGTTGTACTCATTATCTTTATGGATCTATACTTATTTTTTGTATAGTTGGTTTGAACTTTCATTAGCGTTAACATAAATTCTCATCTACCAATCTTAATATAAGCTTGATCATATACAATTCTTTTATTGTGAATGGAATGGTTTCTTTTATGTGTTCTTGAATACCTTTGTGTCTCATAATATCTTTGGTTAAGGTGTTACGCTTGTCTACACCCGAGGGCTGTGAACTGCCGGAAGAAGAAGTGTGGCCACAGCAAAACACCTGCAGATTTCCTCAGTGCagttatatgttttgttttggaatTTTTAAACCTAAGGACCAACCAAAAGTCCCACCAATAAtcacaaattttattaaagttcCATAACAATGTCCTAaactacaaatattaataaaaaattctaaGGACTCGCTAAGAAGTCCCAGTGATAAAGATGGTCTAAAGCTCTCTTAAGTTGTCCACATCAGATTGGAAAATCAGCCACTAAGAGTGCAGCATCCATCCATGTCATCATcgatttaatttgttttgtgcTTCGCCTGATTTTGGCTCTTTGTTCCGCAGCTTAAGCCCACATCCAGTAATCCTTTCACCTTCCTCTTCCTATTATCCCCTCTTGAGTCATAAAGCTCCATCCTTTACAGGAACTTTGAACTGCCATAAAACTCTTCTGATTCCCTCAGCTTTAATCCTTATGAAGCCTCTGTTTTAATTCAACTTCCAACCGTCATCAAATCAGTTCAACAACGCAAATCTCCCAGATTACCTCCATCACGGTTTACAAAACCCGAACAAAAAGTTGGATTCAACTAGGACGACACCGATATCACGGTCTAGAAGACCTCCCAAAGAAAACGATGTTGTGATCGGTAAAGGCTTCTTCGAGTCATTTGTCCATGGTAAGAAGAACAAGACTGTGCTTAGATCCACGTTCATGAGCCTCTAAGAGATCTGGACAAGCTGTCTCCGATCTTATCTCAAATAATTTTCTGGAGAATCATCAGATCAGTTCGAGGAATTTTCCAAGTTCACGTCGACACAGGCCAGAAAATATGGGTAACTATATGTTCCGACAAGGTTGTGATTTTCTAGCTGGTTAAATAATGGGTACTTCAGTGTTATGAAGATCCGATCATTGATTCTCAGCAAGTGATGTTCCATAATTTTCCCAAATCTTATCGTCTTCTACTTTAAACAATGGTATGGGTGATTATAGCCGCATTTTGAATTGTTGAGCCGGAGAATCTAATGTTTGCCATATTAAATTGACAGAAGCAGAGAAGAAGATCCTCAGCTATCTTAAATTGACAGAAGCAGAGAAGAAGATCCTCACAAAGGAGAAACTTGAGCGGAAGAAAAATGGATGTTaaggtttggttttttttttgttctcttccAACGAATAGAATACGCGTAGTTATTTGTGCTCAAAGTTGTTTTGATCCAAGTTTTTGTGAGGTTTTTTCAGGTGGTTATAGAGGAAGATTTTGAGGAGTTTTATCAGGCCCGTGTCCACTTGCCATGAAAGATAATGCTGTTACACCATATCttaaagaggaggaagatgataTTTCTTATTATTCACTTTGTGATTTAGAGATTTGCCTTTTTCAGAACCACTTTTACACCATATCTTAAGTTAGGATTTCTTTAGGCAGTTTCTTTGTGTTTAGTTTATGTTAAACGCAGTAGTAAGCATTGCAGGACCTGTAACGAGTGTTGAATGATTTGATCAAAATTTAAGGGTAAGGGGTTTGGTGGTTCAACACCTGAATTCAAAACTGTTTTCCTATTTGTTTGTTTACCCATAAATTTTctcttatgatttttttttttataatcagtGGCTCAGTAACTACgctgagaaaaagaaatataccATTTTCATACTTCTAATGGTTTGTCTTACTCATGATGTGTATTGCCAGAAACCTATAGATCATTCAAGTCACGAGATCGACTGGATTTGTTACAACAGCTAATGATAGAAGGTGGAAGTGGAACAACAATTGACATAACCGTCAGATGTTTTGTGGACAAGAAAGGGATGGAAACCAAATTGATGTGAAGTCTTATGTAAAGTTCCCTAGATATGCTTTTGCTACTCATCACACTTGCTTATCTCATAAAATCTGATGCAGCTTCTCTTTGCTTATGaagtttgtaattttttgtgTTCTTACAGGTTACATTGGTTTTGTTAATGGCCTATGCTTCAGCAACCATGGGGCAGCTTTTCCTCTTCCATGTCGTTCTCATCAGAAAGGTAACTCTTACAGTCTCCTAGCCATAAAGCTAGCGGAACTACTctgctttagttttttttctttaacacgTGGTAAGAGACTTGAAGGGGATGAGAACATATGACTATACATTAGCAATGAGGGAGGAGAATCAGTTTACAGTAATGGACCATTTTGATGAGTTAGATTTATCTTCAGATGAAAGCTCCGTTTTCGATTCGCCTGAAAGACCAAGACAAACGTTGATCTCAAAGTTTATGTACAAGAAAGCAAATGAGGTGAATACATAAACTCTTTATCAGTATACATCTTTTCTACTtaaagataatatattgttatcAGTAGAAACAGCAGAGACTAACATCCATAAAGATAGAAGGGGATGGGCGTTCAACTTCTTCAATGCTGATCAACAAGAAACCAGGTTTCTATGGAAGCATAGACCTATGGAAGCTGATCACCTTAAGCTGATATATCGATGAATGCAGACCTCTGCGGAAGAGTGCATAGTGTTTAATGCGTTGTGTTATCTGTGTTAGCAGATCGCGACTACACTCAATGCAAtcactcaattttttttatgggtGTTCTAGAATTGTTTTGGGCCCTATgctaaattttattggttgcaGTTGTTAAAGATTTAGAGGATGGGTCATGCGGGTCATACTTCTCAGGTAGGATCCTTGCAGTACAACCCGTCCCTTTTGATCTTAAGCTGTAAACTTTTTCCGTGGGAGAGAATATGTTTTTGCCTCTGTATGTGAAAAGAACTAATTGTCCAAATCATTCCTTTgcttatttatatttcatatttgtggCCAAAGGACAAAGTTGTGACATGGAACCTGAGATTGTAGAAGTGACACATCATATATGGTCCAGTATACAACATAAGCTTATATGAAAGATTTCTATCTGCAAATACTGAGATGTGTTAATGATTCTGATTATGTAGATGTGGAAAACACTGGAGAGAAGTACGGAGTTAGGTCTCCACTATATGAAACCTCAAGGAAAAAGAGGACAACAAGGCAAAGTATGGATCAGATAAGAGATGTATCCTATTGCCATTGACAGAGCGGGTGGGTTCATAACCAGTAGGCGGAATGTTTTGAATTAACCTTACATAACCTGATTGCCTACATTTTCATTGAATGAAGATTAGAAGTTACAGCTACCTTCCTTTTTCTTTGTAGTCTAATACTGTATGTCGTAAACATTCAAGATAAATCGGAAGAGTAGACGTGGCCGTTAACAAGTATTTGGTAAATATTAGGTTTATCTCTTTTGTTTGAGGGTTAGATTCAGTAGAATCTCTGTATCATCTTTTTGTCGTATCTGGTGAAGTTGAAGTTCTTGGAAGGACTTTAAGAATCTGAGACTTTGTGTCTGGAGTGATTGGTGCCACCTCTTCCACCGTTTCCATGATATGAATTAATTAGTATTACTGCAAAACACGAATAATAAGTACTACATGCAAGAACAATAAAAATGATCACATAGCAATCAaggaagaaaaatatattaaaatgttttcattttaacaaacaaaaattatccaaaagtaataaattatacattttctcATCTGTGCATCAAGTCATCAACTGACCAAGCGACCAACCCATCTTAGAATAAGAAGCATTATGAAGCATTATGCTTACAGAACCTTATGTGCAGGTTGAAGCTGTTTCAACCGTAAAGCTGCCTAAGAATTGGTTGAAGTCCCAAAATTTCCTAGAACAATGTATCTTTTCTGTGATTTGGCTCCTTGCTGTCCCCTTTGATCAATGGAGCGGAGCTTCCCCATATATTTGCTGGAGCTTGCTATTATTCCCATTATCAAGCTGAACAAAATTTAATGAGAGAAGCACTGTGGAAGGGTTAAAGGTGGTGGTCAAACGCTTCATCAAGCAGGCGGATTTGAATATTGAGTTTATACACAATACTATCAAAgtatcaaaaataaatgtctTAGAATAAAAAAGAAGTGAGGCAAGTatgagaataataataataatgcaaTTTGTGGGGTTTGCAACTCAGATTGCAAGGCAGGATCAAACCGTAGCAGTCAGAATTCTCAAATTCTTAAAACCATTTTTGTTTCACAAATTATTTTACCATTTTTGtctcataaaattattttcagaaacacacaaaacatatatgcaatttgtttaataatattttttctgtcGAACTAACATTTCATTCATAACTTAAAAACAAAGTAAGGAGAGATTGTTTACCGTGCGAGAGCTGACTTTGCCACGAAGTCAGTCTCTGAATTCTCTAAATGAGGAATAGTAATAAAGGAGAGAAACCGAGATAGTCTCAAACAAAGAACTGAAATGATAGATGTCAAATAAGATTTAAGTTGAGTTTtcttcagaatttttttttaaatagccaaacaaaaacaaatctaatttaaaaagaaaaacagtgatgattttcttatatatctaccaTTTATGATTACAGAGAGATTTTAAGATTGGTTTGAAGTCTATCACTCAAACCTGTTTTTGAGAGGTCATTCAAAACCATGTTTGAGCAAATAGACTCGCTCTTACAAAAAGGAATGCTTGACACTACCTAATATACAAAAAAAGCCCGAACATCAAATGGTAGTGTtaatattgaaaattatttCCAAAGTAAAATCTAAttacttaaataattaaaataagaaactgTAAAATTAACATTACATCAACTGTAAGAAAGTAAACCTTCTATAACTTTACAACTAACTTTCAAATCATGAAGCAAAATTTTCTCCCATCACAAAACAAAccttcaaaaaaaaacagaaattaaaCAGCAAacaataaatgataaatttaaaattttcttaaaataataaactaaatataaaataaataaagaaccGGTTTACAAATCAGTTGgtacaacaaaaatatacagTTCTAATTAAAAGTTATACAATTGTTTTacgtaaaaaataaataatcaagaCAAAGAATATATGTAGATCTTAACTAATAATTAGCtaactttttattaatcttacTAATATcctatataaatttttaataaaccacagaaaatgttttaaatagttttaaatttgtatttatttttgataatttgatAACCAGTTCCAGTGTATATCATatttgtaagacccgaacccgaccgACTAGGCCGCactcgatgcctcacgtcgttcggtccataccctgaccgaacctcTCAATTTTTCGtgctttatctatactttcgcctaagggcgaagtctatgttagaccttagcttaagactaccttagtcatccCTAGCTTAGaacctttcaacttatgcacaacggaatattatctatcaaccattggtctaaaaccaatctaacacttgtcaggtcgaatcaccttagccatggtcagtatacgcaactactaccagctccgaGGTCGATcttgaacctaatccaagtcatacaatctGAGGtcccattcccctaaccattctatctagatctaagcaacattgctagatcatacctttgccacatccacggagcttgttagCTCATTGCCTCAGCTATCCCCAGCTTGTTAAACTAGCTCgtccagctcagctgagctggacCACTTCACTTGAGCTTCCATACACTCTcgtccagctgatcgagctgcgaggcaGCTTCGCCCAGCTCCCCGTCTACTCGTCCATCTCTCCTGTGTCTGCATAAACCCTTCCCTTGGTTACTTAGTTATTCAACCAgccatccccacagaccaagtacctttgggtcCTTAACCATTGGTCCTAaacctagcttagatcctttcaacttatgcacagcggaatattatctacttaaccattggtctaaaaccaatctagcacttgtcaggtcgaatcaccttagccatggtcagtatacacaactacaaccagctccaaggttgatcctgaacctaatccaagtcatacaataaccgaggttccattcccctaatcattctatctagatctaagaaacattgctagatcatacctttgccacatccacggagcttgatagctcatTGTATCAGCTGACTTAGTTGTTtagctagctcatccagctagtTGAGCtaaaccacttcacttgaggttccctactctcttccagctgatcgagctgtgATGTAGCTCTGCCTAGCTCCCCGTCCACTCGTCCAAATcccttatacctgtataaactctccccttaggtacttagtcattcaaccaaccatccccacagactAAGTACCTTtcggaagtcttcagctgcaaaatcaacctcaagcaaacatgctccaaaaattaattaaaattcatgacaattcatgataattccaaactaagagaatggtccaatcaGAATTCCGAGAACCAGCCTCGATCCTATAGATCTCGGCCAAGATCAGCCAAACCGGCCATAAGGGACCATCCTTAAATCAATTagataaaactaattaaaaaccatgataattcatgataaatacccattaagggATTTCCAAAGTCGGATCTGAACAATTCtttcaggaactatcagatctcgaCTTAACTGCCCAACCAAGACCATGGAGAGATTCCTCTGAACCGGCCAAGCCGTGGTTAAGTGCCTCCATATCTAAACAACAGAGCAttggattaataatgcccaccaggtcctgagtcaatcaaccaaccaccccacatgactcaaaactgatgagtcttcacacttacctaaccggccatggaaccatgtcccaatgaacctgatcagtcttgctcttcttcatggctctcagccaatccttTGTAACTCttaccaacccaaggttgataactatcataccatatgattccattacctcattgccttggcctgaagccattggtaatgcaaacCATATATCtggttcactcatgaaccaccatgaatcactagcTGTTGCATAGCATATAATTACCATCACacatggatgaattagttcaactatgatatGCCCCTTTCCTGAAGGTCCttatacttgatcttactagatcttgtgcttcccttatcatgtctggccatgctcctccattgcacccctctatcaagtcttatcacatacctccagtattgataagatccattcATGGGTCGTGCCCAGCATCCCTTCCATAAAACTTCCATGGAACCAGTTTCTGCTTttcatccaccttcaaggctgtacatgcctttgggagtggagtccggccttctccattcaatTCTAACCAattgcgtgtgttaccatgattTAGAGGAaacctagggtgtgttcatccatgatcaaacatcacccaagggtcgtgcatcacttccacTTTAGTTCCCATGAAACTGTCTTTCTACACACATCTGCCTTTAAGGCTGTCTCAATTATTGGAAGTGCATTCcggccctccatcttctctcctgGCTATTTGTGTGTGTattaaggatgtagaggaagcccatggcgtggcaaaccataatcaaaacacaccagagggtcgttcatAACCCTCCCCATGATTACCCaccaaaactgcctctttgctgcctttgAATGCATCTCTGTCTTGGATTGTtgaatccgaccatctctctctttttctctggttttctttgtgtttcagggtGTAGGATGAAGCCCTGGCGTACCTGCAAAAGCAGGGACTTGCCCTCCTTTTATAGAAGAAGTGGTGGTTACTTTCCAACCATTGCACCTTTTCGGTATTAATTATGTACCCTtgaggacgtctggtaacttggTCTGTGGGGACGCCTTCTTTTTGTTGCGaatgaaattcaaaaaaaaattgcaaaatatGGATTCATGTTTTCATTGTAATTGCAAATCTTCTTTTGATTCCCTCttcacatacatatataaccttcaaatgttttgaaaaaacccttaaaatgtaaaacatatatacaGTTATACACCTGAAATGGGTGTCTCTCAGGCCTCAGTACGTGTGTAccaacactacaagaaaacagatgtttaacgagggccattttcctcgttaattcctcgtaaatgGAAGTTTACGAGGGAAATGGTTTCGTCAtttatcgtccgtcgtaacaCGTTATTCctcgccatttcctcgtaaattagCGAGTCctttatttcgtcgtaaagacgaAGTAAACATTTCGTCGTAAGATCGTCGATCCGTttcctcgtaaatcactcgcGGGCTTTTCTCGTAGAAATCACGCAAAGCTTTCATCGTTATTTAGACGTAAATTCCTTGAAAACATATCCTCGTAAATTCCACGTAATATCCTTGAAACATTTCcctcgtaaagaccacgtaTATTCCTTGAAAAGCGATCCTCGTAAACACCTCGTAcaatattcctcgtaaattcctcgtTAAGTATCTGAAGTAAATAACTCGTATTATGCgaattttcgaattaataaatattatttaaatttaataattattaatttaatttaataaaagtatttaaatatttgttttatgaataaattttaaataaaattcaaatgcaataaaatattttatatataaataagttttggattttataatacattaaccgaaaaaaataactaaggctcgttcagcgcctcgtagaattcctcgcttCTCCTCGTAACATCGGCCTCGTCATGTGTGCcggatgactcgcctggaatgggattttgttgtttcatgttccccAACAAAGTttcccattccggatttgtggcCGATATAACGTCAATGAAGgcctcgagtccactcacacggcttttggtcgcgcccagctcggaacgcaactcagtgacttcttcggtccgtctctgagcataagacgatgtcgctctcggAACATCATTGACAGAACTGATCCCCAACGTAcatccctttttcttagggacaacctgaaaaacaaaaaaaattatatttgttatagttaaatttaaaagttaaaaaactaaaatgttaaattacctcctcgtaaatcttatccacttcagttgtggataaggtaacgGGTAATCCGTCGgcggactgctgggtcagctgagtctggcgctcTTCAACACGAGCAACTACgtcgttgtagatttgctcggacttgccatctaaaaactggcccccttgttcttgtgggtccgctcgtaaagttccggaagagtcgggagacgtcccaactctttggcctaaaaacatttaaaaaaattgttaaaaatatatttatattaaaaaaataattaaaaaaataattatttaattacgtaccatttCCAAACAGACACTAGCATGGggtttttggcccgtagagtgttgcatcgggccgttaccgtgctcgtctaccgtgttacgggcggcagAGCAAATAGCTGCGATTCTCTGGGAGTCgggatccttccagtaacggatgaggccaTCCCAAATATCCGTGGCaagctcagcgggtttgccacgcttgtaccccttgacgatccagtcacccttccagttgcagaccgtgtccgacaagcgaacttgcgccttCGCGTAAAACGCCTTtctcactctctcactgaccccgatagaccaatgatacttttgctgcaaaaaaaaaatattaataatctgttatttaaaatatatatatataaaataattaattaatagaattacttacagcgtaaatcttgaaccacgtctttctgatgtagatcggcgtcttttccagtttggatgcgccatggagaagtaacctttaatcgtctcggttacatcCGTTGCAAGGcaattgtcaaccccaaacctgaaaaaaaaatgaaagtttaaattatttaatgaagttataaaataattttttaaaaaatgcacATACCACATAGTCCCATCGGGTCTGTCGGGGTCTACgattggtaaaccagctctgTCTGGCATACCgagaatatcctcgacagtgtactgcgagaagggaacagtaggtggcaccatCAGATCGGAATGAACAGCGCCAGGGATCTGAGGAGGAGCCTTCGGAGGAGccaccggaggagccatcggaggagccatcggagggaAGAAGtgctgagtctcgggaacagactcctgatccgaagaaccggaaccgccggcacctgaagaagaacctggcgggtctaactgactaccaggctcaccgaacatctctctgtagtgagcagtaagcatgttcttgcgaacctgcaaaaatattttgttttgagtttatgatcatcaataattaaaaatctatcaaCAATAATCAATACTAACGAACCtaaaatccgtaaacctatctaaattccctaaactaaccacctaatatattctaaactaattatgggagcgaggaaattaccattt
It encodes:
- the LOC108831542 gene encoding protein S-acyltransferase 18 isoform X2, with translation MFCGQERDGNQIDVKSYVTLVLLMAYASATMGQLFLFHVVLIRKGMRTYDYTLAMREENQFTVMDHFDELDLSSDESSVFDSPERPRQTLISKFMYKKANEMWKTLERSTELGLHYMKPQGKRGQQGKVWIR
- the LOC108831542 gene encoding protein S-acyltransferase 18 isoform X3 — encoded protein: MFCGQERDGNQIDVKSYVTLVLLMAYASATMGQLFLFHVVLIRKGMRTYDYTLAMREENQFTVMDHFDELDLSSDESSVFDSPERPRQTLISKFMYKKANELLKI
- the LOC108831542 gene encoding protein S-acyltransferase 18 isoform X1; this translates as MFCGQERDGNQIDVKSYVTLVLLMAYASATMGQLFLFHVVLIRKGMRTYDYTLAMREENQFTVMDHFDELDLSSDESSVFDSPERPRQTLISKFMYKKANEKQQRLTSIKIEGDGRSTSSMLINKKPGFYGSIDLWKLITLS